One region of Asterias rubens chromosome 5, eAstRub1.3, whole genome shotgun sequence genomic DNA includes:
- the LOC117290171 gene encoding peroxisome assembly protein 12-like: MAELGAHLTSTTVSNRPSFFEVLAQESLMSTLRPAMKHLIKILAEHNPARYAILYRFADEIYTSVDVLLQHHFLSTTSASFAENFYSLKRVCAAASGIKAQSDVPQGLRSWQHLRSIIFLALVPYLKLKLEALYERWRDEDLDRPGAVVEQLRLRRIFKTVFPFLHMTLESTMFFYQLRYLFDKSDCHSPFLKLAGVRLKNLSREDILFQASQGSVVGQNTGLSSGLWHYLKRGIGIAAISISQGLSVSIFFLQFLEWWYMSQDNQSRLAVTALPIPKPPKVEQKEKSAVPEDVSLCPLCHKHRTNDTALSTSGYVFCYPCIYSFLKGHHCCPVTSYPSKLSHLVKLYPPDS, translated from the exons ATGGCGGAACTTGGTGCTCACTTGACATCAACGACAGTCTCAAACAGACCTTCATTTTTTGAAGTTCTTGCTCAAGAAAGTTTGATGAGTACACTTCGACCGGCCATGAAGCATTTGATAAAG ATTCTTGCTGAACACAATCCAGCTCGGTATGCCATCCTCTACCGGTTCGCTGATGAAATCTACACATCAGTAGACGTACTTCTGCAACATCATTTCCTAAGCACAACCA GTGCATCATTTGCAGAGAACTTCTACAGTTTAAAGCGAGTTTGTGCTGCGGCTTCAGGCATCAAAGCACAGTCGGATGTTCCACAAGGCCTAAGAAGTTGGCAGCATCTGAGATCCATTATCTTCCTG GCACTTGTTCCGTACCTGAAGCTGAAACTAGAAGCTTTGTATGAGAGGTGGAGAGATGAAGATTTGGATCGACCCGGTGCAGTAGTAGAGCAACTTAGACTACGAAGGATCTTCAAGACAGTCTTCCCATTCCTACATATGACATTAGAG AGCACCATGTTCTTCTATCAGTTGAGATATCTCTTTGATAAGTCCGATTGCCATTCTCCGTTCTTGAAGCTTGCAG GAGTAAGATTAAAAAACCTGAGTAGGGAGGATATACTATTCCAGGCCTCTCAGGGATCAGTTGTTGGACAAAATACAGG TCTGTCGTCAGGTTTGTGGCATTATCTCAAGCGAGGCATCGGCATTGCTGCAATCTCCATCTCACAGGGTCTCTCAGTCAGTATCTTCTTCCTACAGTTCTTGGAGTGGTGGTACATGAGTCAAGACAATCAGAGTAGACTGGCTGTTACTGCATTACCAATACCTAAACCACCTAAG GTTGAGCAAAAAGAGAAGAGCGCAGTTCCTGAAGATGTATCTTTATGTCCTCTGTGTCACAAGCACAGAACGAACGATACTGCATTATCAACATCAGG ATATGTTTTCTGCTACCCATGTATCTACAGTTTCCTTAAAGGTCACCACTGCTGTCCAGTCACAAGCTACCCATCGAAACTCAGTCATCTTGTCAAACTCTATCCACCAGACTCTTGA